The window GTTCAAGGACGCCGCGGGCCAGTTGGGCGAGATGCAGCAGTTGCAGGAGCGCTTGTCCTATCGGGATGTTATACCCGATTTGCCCAAGTCCAAGGAACCCGGCCTGGGTGACGTGGGCGTGTTCGACCTGGTCAAGGCCTTCCAAAAGATCCTCCAGCGCGCCCGCGAGCGCGAGGGATTCAAGGAAATCCACGAAGACCGCTTTACCGTCAGCGAAAAGATCGAGATGATCCTGAACCGGATCCAAACCGACCAGGTGATCCCATTTGAGAGCTTGTTTTCGGATTTAAGCTCGCGCACGGAGATTGTCGTGACATTTCTGGCGGTGCTGGAACTGGTCCGCCTCAAGCAGATCCGCGTCGCGCAATCTGAAAGTTTCGGCGAAATCGATCTGGTCCGCATCGATTCCGGTTTTCCGCCCGCGTCCCGGGTCGGAACAGAGCCCGATCCGCAAAACCCCGGCCAACCCATCATTGAATAAATCGAATTTATGGAATTGATCCGCATTGTTGAAGCCATTTTATTTACGGCTAATAAACCGTTAGATTTGGAGGAATTGACCCGCCTGGTCCGCGAGGGCGCGCAGGCCGAGCCGCTCCTGCAGCCCTCGGTCGAGGCGTCGGAGGACGAGGTGCGCGGGGCTGTCGATCAATTGAAGGCGGAACTGGAGGGGCGCAGCATGATGGTGCAGGAAGTGGCGGGGGGATACCGCATGGCCACGCGTGATGGGTTTGCCTCATGGATGAAGGTTTTGTTCGATGTGGCCCGCCCGCCCAAGCTCAGCCAGCCCGCCTTGGAAACGCTCGCGGTGATCGCCTACCGGCAGCCGATCTCCCGCGCGGAGATCGAGGCCGTGCGCGGAGTCGCCGTGGGCGGCGTTTTGGAGACGCTGGTGGACCGGGGCGTGGTGCGTGTGGCGGGACGCGCGGATGTGCCCGGACGCCCCCTGATTTATGAAACAACGGACTATTTTCTCGAGCATTTCGGACTAAGGGCCCTGAATGATCTGCCGAATGTTGAGGAACTCAAACGGGTTAAATTGCCGGACCCGGCATCGGACGACTCCAGCAAGCAACAAGAACTTATTCATGAACCTGCAGAAAATCAGGGATAAAATCGACGCCATTGACTCGGACCTGCTGCGCCTTTTAAACGAGCGCTGCCGGTTGTCCGAGGAGGTGGGGAAGCTGAAGCTTGCCTCCGGCCGGGCTGTGTTTGCTCCGGACCGGGAGGAAATGCTGTTGCGGCGCCTGGTCCGGCAAAACAAAGGGCCGATCGGGGCCGGGTCCTTGCGCGCGATTTACCGGGAGATTCTCTCGGCTTCGCGCAGCCGTCAAAAGCAGATGACGATCTGTTATTTTGGCCCGAAGGGCGCCTCCTGTCATCGGGCTGCGACGGAACGTTTCGGGGCCGCTGATAAATTTGTATCCAAACGCAGCATCCCCGAGGTGTTTGGTGTGCTTCAGCGCGGCGAGGTGGATGCCAGTGTGGTGCCGTCCGGAAATTTGAGCGATGGGACGGGCGATCAGGTGAACGATATGCTGGTAACCTCGGACCTGCTGATCTGTGGTGAAATTTATCCGCGGAGACGGCATGCGAACATTCACGAAGCGTGCCGCAACCGGGAGTGCCATTTCATTTTGAGCCGGGAAATGCCGCCGCCTTCCGGCCATGACAAAACCAGCCTCCTGCTTGCGGTTGAAAATGAGGCGGGGGCCTTGGATCGGGTGCTTCGCTTGTTTGCAGAGCAGGACTTGAACATTGAAAAAATCGAGTCCCGTCCCTCTGCCACAGGCAAACCGGAATATTTGTTTTTTGTTGATGTCAAAGGACATAGCCAGCAACCTAAACTCAGAAAGGCGCTGGGCCAGATTCGCAAAAAAACACGTTGGCTAAAAATCCTGGGTTCCTATCCGCAAGCGCAACATCATGTCTAAAGATTCCGAGCATGAAAAAAAGAGTCTGTTCGCCGGCCTGAAAGCACTCTTTCGGCCTGAGAAGGAGGATTTCGTCCCGAAGCCGATTGTACCACCGGCACCCGTTGCGCCATCGTCCGCACAACCCGCAAAGCCCCAGACCTTGCCTGGAGGCGAACCGTCGCTTGATTTGGCAAATGAGATGTCCGTTTTTGCGAAGCCCCCAACACTGGGCCGAAGCGTTACGGAGCGGATTACTCTGCCCAAGGAACAGCCTCCATCCCCGGATCTGGCCGCGGAGTTTGAGTTCCTCCGGCCCGGCGGAGCCGAAATTGAAGAAACCGTTCCGGCACCCAAGCCTCCGGACGTTCACATGGCAAAGGATCCCTTGTCGCCACCGCCGCCTCTGCCGCCGGGACCTGCAGTTTCCAGGCCGCCTGTTGAAGCAAGGATTGCTCCGCCTCCGATTCCGCCGCAAAAAAGCGGCGAGCCTGAAAAGCCGAAGGCGACAATTCCGGGAACAGTGCCCGAGCCTCCCCAGTCGGCCAAAAAGGAAGAGCTGCCTCTTCCCAGAGGGCCCGTCAGGAGCGGCAGAGTCATGGCGCCTGAACTGGCAGTCCAGATGAGGCGGACGGCCCCGCCTGCGCCACCCGCGCCGCCGCCGGTTCCAGTCAAACAGGAAGAGCTAAAAAAGGAGCCGATATCCGAGGCCAAGGGGAAAACCGTTCCTCTCGTCAAACCGCCTGTGGAAACTTTAAAATCCGAAGCAGGCGCCGTTCAGCCCACTGCAGTCCCATCCGATGAATTCCGGACCTTCAGCGGCGCTGAACTTGATAAAATCCGCATGCCGGCCGAGAGCGGGAAACCTGCCGCTGGCTCGAAGCAGACGGTCAGGCGCGTCGAACTGGAAGCCAACCGCGAACGCAAGAAAAAGCCCAGGGTGATCCTGCCTCCGCCTGAAGCACCTCCCCGCAGGCGGTTCCACTTCATGGTGCCCGAGTTTCCACGCTCCGTGCGCTGGTGGGCGCTGGGGCTTGTGCTGTTGGGGGTTGGAATCGGAACTTATCTCTATTTACGCGAGACAAGTGTTATTGCGCATGTGGTTCCCGGAGACCTGCAGATCGTTGACCGTCCGGCTGTGGTTTATAATTTTACGGGCAAACTGAGCCTGTTGAAATCGGATTATGCCAAGCGGGTACATCCGCTGGAAGAACAGTTGAAAGGCATCGAAGACGACCTCGCGGCCGCCCAGGCGGACATGGCGGGACGGCAGGAAAGAAAAAAGTCGCTCGAAGGCCAGATTTCTGGATTGGAGGCGGAAATCCCGAGATATGTCGATGCCAGCCAGACTGAGCTGGATGCCCTGTGGAAAACCCAGGGTGCTGCGCTTGACAGGGAGTATGCCGACACAAAGGAATCGTTGCAGAAGGAAATCGAAGACCGTGCAAAAAAATGCGGGCTGAAATACGAAAGAAACAAGGATATCGATGCGTTGGAAGTCGCGGTCAATTCGTACAAACTCTCCCTTTATGCCGCGCCCAAGGGGGTGAAAGTGGACGAGGAACGGGCGTTTGGCGAAGATATCCTAAGTCGCTGGAAAAAGTTTGAAGCGGATTGGCAGATCCGCCAGGCCGCCATCAAGGCGAAAGCCCTGGAAATCAAAAAGGAGCCCGCTCCAAAAATCGATGAGACGCGCGCCAGGATTGACGGCTTTAAGACCGATCTCTCGTCGCTTGAAACGGAATTGGTGTCCCTTCAGGACGAAGTGGATCGCTATTCGCAGGCGAAGAAGGAGATGGAAGGGCAGATCGAGGTCATTGTGCGGCAGTTTGTCACGGATCTGCTCGCAGCCCCGAATGATTTCATCAAGATGAAATACCCCATTGAAGCGGATGCGACAGTTCAAATGCACAACCTCCAGGACAAGTCGCTGGACCTGCCTCCCGGCAACTACATCTTTTTTGTCCAGGCCAAATCCCCGGATCAGATTTACTGGGCGATGAAGGAATTTGCCATCAAGGAGTATGAGAGGACGCAAATCGACATTACGCGGCAGGATTTTGTCCCGGCGCGCTCCTTCCTCAAGTAATCCCAAATCCGTGGATGTCTGGTCCCGGATGATTCCGGCGCGCTGGGAGGATGCTTGGATCGAGCGTCTTGTTTGGTCCGGCAGAGAAAATTGCGTCGTAACCCATTTGCCCGGGCATAAAACCGCCCGGGTGGAGGTTTACAGCCAGACAGCTTCCTCTTTGCGAAAACTTCAACATGCCTTCGGCGGCAAGGTGGTCCGCAGGCGCGCCGCCGCCTGGATGGCCTCGCAGCACCGCCATTTTTATCTGCCGCTGCCGCCGTATTTGTGTCTGGCTTCGGAAGCCTCCGCAGTGCCCGTGCCGCATCGCCGGTTGCCGCGGCTGATAATTCCGGCGGGGATCGCCTTTGGGACGGGAGAGCACGCCACCACCGCGATGTGCCTGCGCCGGCTATTGCGGCATCTTCCGGAAAAACCCGGAAATGTTTTGGATGCGGGAACCGGGAGCGGAATACTCGCGCTCGCGGCCGGACTGCTGGGGCATCGGGTGACCGGCGTGGATTTTGATCCGGACAGCATCCGGGTGGCCCGGGAAAATGCGGCGGGCAATGAACGGATTCCGGAGGTCCGCTGGGTTTGTTCTGATATTTTGCGCTTCAAGCCGGACCGGAAGTTTGATCTGATTGTGGCGAATCTTTTTTCCGATTTGTTGGGGAAAGCCCTGCCGCGATTCCGCCGCTGGCTGAAGAGGGAGGGGAAGTTGATTGTTTCCGGAATTTTGCGCGATCAGGAAGCGACGGTGATTAATGCGCTAAAGAAGAACGGCTTTACCGTACGGGAACGCCTCCGCAAGGGGAAATGGATTTGTTTGGTGGCTGTAATACCTCTTGGCTCCAGAGGCGGTTTATGCTAGGATTTTGAAGTGGTGAAAAAATTAGGGCTGATTTTTTGCGTCTGGGCGCTCGCGGGGACTGCGGCAAGGGCGGGCCTTTCGGATGCGGGTGCGGATACCGGGCGCAATTTCCAACCGAGCAAGCTCACGGATTATTCAAAGATGGTGTTTTCAACGAAGGAATTCTCAACCAAAACGCTGAATGAAAAGGAGTCCTCGGAGTTTGACCCCAAACGACTGTCTGGTTTCGGCACCTGGGATAACAAGGAGTTCAAGGGCACTTACAACACAAAAGAGTTCCAGGGTGTTTCCACCTATGCGGTTTCTTCCAAGTCGCCTTATTCCGCGTTAAATACCTACAATCCCGGCGGCAAGGAAATCAAAGGCAAGGTGCTGGAATTTCAGCCTGCGCGCGAGTCCGGCCAGATGACCAATTTTGCGGACAAAAAATTTCCAGGTAAAGGGATGGACGAGCGTTATAGCGGGCCCGAGCTGAAGGTCATTTCCAAGGAAGTCAAAGTCATCAATGACACCTTGAAAAACAAGGACGATCTCAAGGACCAGCGCCTGAGCATGGATCAGATCCGCGAGATACTGAACAAGAACAAGTAGGTTAGGGCTTGATGGTCAGGGTGCCTTCAGCCGAAATTTCAGGATAATTGGCCAGGATCATCTTCACATTGTAGGTGCCGGGCTTGGCGCTATTGAAAAGCTTTTCGATCGGGATTTGGCAATTGTAGGTGAGGGTTTCACCGTGATTCACAAAGCTTTTGCCCGTTGTTTGCTCAAATATCTTGTCGCCGGACCAGAGGTAGATCAGTTGGTCCTTGCCTTCAGTGACGGCGACGTCGTAGCGCTGCGCGTCGGGAAAGGAAAGAATGTAATTTTTCTTGCCCGCGTTTTTAACCTTGAAGGTGACCTTGACATCCGTTGGGGCAACGGTCGCCTGCTCCGCGGCCGAAGGCGTCTTTGACAGACTGTTGGGTTGAATGAGCAACTCCGCCTGAAAATCCTTCAGGTTGACTTCATTGGCCTTTTGCACCCGTTCCGGGTCTCCTGCAAAGATGGAAAAGCGCTTCCCGGGCGGATTGATGAATTGATTCGGGACCGATTGGCGGCTGGGGTTGACGTCGATTGCCGCCGCCCGGACGGCCAGGATCAGCAGTAAAACTGCGCTGGGTTGCCATTTCATTGAGGATTAGAATAAACATCCCCGGCCAGGATTCAATTTTTTTGCTTTTATTTCTTTGTTCCGCTTTAATCAAGGGCATGCGCATCAAAATTCTCGCGGTTGCGTTCTGGGGAGTTTTTCTGTCTGCCGCCATCGCCGGCAGTTCCAAGCCGGGGTTTGTTCTGCGGTTTTATTTGCAGTCCACCACGCAGACGGGGAGTAATTGGACGCTCGTTGAAGTGCCCGATCCACCCCAGACCATCGCGATCGAAAAATACGGTTTTCTCTCTGAAAAATACATAGACAAGGCCACTCTTCTGCCGGATGGGACGACTTTAATCCAGTTCGACAGCATAGGCGTGAATGTTCTCAATACGACCACGAGCGCAAACATCGGAAAAATCATGGTGGTGGTCTGTAACAACCGTGTGATTTACGCCCCGGTTATCGATCAACCGCTGACTCAGGGACGCATCATGCTGCCTGGAATCCAGCCTGAGGAACTCAAGCAACTCAGGGAATATATAGAGAAACACAAGAAGGGGTAAGCAGTGGAAAGGGAGGGGTCTATAGCATTATGAAATGTTTAAGCCAGATTGGGGGGATCAATAATAAGCGCTGCTTATCTTTAATTGCGGATGTTTCACCCTGTAATTGCTAGTTGCAACAAAGTCTCAATTTCCTTTTGCGTAATCCCCGATCTGTTCTATAGTTTTGTCGATGAGTTCCTTAGAAATTAAAAACCTGCACGCCACCATCGAAGGGCGCGAGATCCTGAAGGGCCTCTCCCTTACGATCCCCAAGGGTGAAATCCATGCCTTGATGGGGCCCAATGGTTCCGGCAAAAGCACCCTCGCCAAGGCTTTGGCAGGCCATCCGGACTATGAAGTCACGGAGGGGGAGGTTCTCATCGATGGTCAAAATATTCTGGAGATGGAACCGGATGCAAGGGCCCGTCTGGGCCTTTTCCTGGCTTTTCAATACCCGAGCGAAATTCCAGGCGTCACCATCGCCAATTTTATCCGTTCCGCGTTGCAGGCCCGCCTGCCCGAGGGTGAGGAACTCGATGCGGTCGAGTTTTACCAGGAACTTTATCGCAAGATGGATGAACTTGAAATGGACCGCAGCTTCACTTCCCGCTCAGTGAACGACGGCTTTTCGGGCGGCGAGAAAAAGCGGAATGAGATTTTACAAATGACCATGCTGAATCCGGCGTATGCGGTTTTGGACGAAACCGACAGCGGCCTGGACATCGACGCGCTGCGGATTGTTGCCGATGGCGTGAATCGTCTGCGCGGGCCGAAGTTGGGCGGGCTGGTCATTACGCATTATCAGCGGCTTTTGAATTATATTGTTCCGGATCATGTGCATGTGATGGTGCAGGGACGCATCGTGCGCAGTGGAGGCAAGGAACTTGCCCTGGAACTTGAAGAAAAAGGTTACGAGTCAATCATCCAGGCGGCTGGAGAACCGGTGGCTGCGTGATGCGCCGGAACACCGAACTGGAGTGAGTACAAATGAATGTCGCCGAAAAACCTGATTTGAATCTGGACGTGGAGATGGGAAATTTTTCCTATCCAGAGAGTTACGCCTTTGACGCGGGCATCGGCCTCAGCGAGGACACGGTACGTTACATCAGCGACATCAAGGACGATCCGGAGTGGATCCGCCAGTTCCGTCTGAGAGCTTTGGATATTTTTCTCAAGAAACCGACACCGACGCATTGGGCCAGCAAGGACCTGGAAAACATCCATTTTGAAAAAATCCGGTATTACCTGTCCAAGGGCCAGGTTCCCAAACGCAGTTGGGACGAAGTGCCGGATGATGTGAAGAGGACCTTCGAGCGACTGGGCATTCCCGAAAAGGAACGCAAATTTCTGGCCGGCGTGGAAGCGCAGTTCGACAGCGAAGCCGCCTACTCTAACATGAAGCAGGCCCTGACCGACCAGGGCGTGATCTTTGTGGGGAGCACCGAGGGATTGAAAAAATATCCTGAGATTTTCCGGCCCTGGTTCGGCAAGGTGATCCCGATCGGGGACAACAAATATTCCGCCTTGAACAGCGCGGTGTTCAGCGGGGGTAGTTTCATCTACGTGCCCAAGGGCGTGAAAGTCCGCCATCCGTTGCAGGCCTATTTCCGGATCAATGCCGAATCCTTCGGCCAGTTTGAGCGCACGCTCATCATTGCCGACGAAGGTTCTGAAGTGACCTACATGGAAGGCTGCACGGCCCCCAAGTTTGAGACCACCACGCTGCACAGCGCCGTGGTCGAACTGGTTGCGCTGAAAGGCGCCAAGATCCAGTACATCACCGTGCAAAACTGGAGCGCGAACGTTTTTAACCTGGTGACCAAGCGCGGCATGGCGATGGAAGAAGCCGAGATCAAGTGGATCGATTGCAACATCGGCTCGCGCCTCACCATGAAATATCCCGGCGTGATTTTGAAAGGCCGCAAGGCGCGCGGCGAAGTCCTCAGCATCGCCCTGGCCAACAACGGACAGCACCAGGACACCGGCGCCAAGATGATTCATGCGGCGGACGAAACCACCAGCAACATCATTGCCAAGAGCATCAGCATCGGCAAGGGCCGGTCAAGTTACCGCGGCCTGGTGCATATCCCGAAACACTTGAAGCATTGCAAGAACAACACGGAGTGCGACGCACTTCTCATCAACCCGGAATCCCGGACCGATACGTACCCTGCGATTTCGGTCCGGGGTGACGGGAACTCCGTCCAGCACGAGGCCAGCGTGAGCAAGGTCAGCGCCGAGCAGATTTTTTACATGCAACAGCGCGGACTCAGCGAGGCCCAGGCCATGAGCCTCAGCGTCAACGGATTCGTGAACGACCTCGTCAACCAGTTCCCGATCGAATACAGCGTCGAACTGAAACGTTTAATCGATCTTGAAATGGAAGGCTCAGTCGGCTAATTCGGAAGGTTCAAAACCTCAATATTAGACAAGGAAAACTATGGCAGATTTAGCAAACCGTTATCCGGAAAATGTTCCGGGATCGTATTACGTGGACAACCAATGCATCGACTGCGACCTGTGCCGTGAAACGGCTCCGGCCAATTTCAGCCGTCAGGACGACGGCGGCTACTCGTATGTCTATAAGCAGCCGGCCAGCCCTGAAGAGGCCGCGCTCTGCAAGGAAGCCATGGAAGGCTGTCCGGTTGAAGCCATCGGCAACGACGGCGCCTGACCCTTTTTTACTCGGTTAAATCGGGCTCAAAAGCGGCCCCGCCAGAGCCGGAGCCGGACGAAAACCCGGTTTCCGAATCTGGGAGTCTGATGAAATACATGGAAACTGTTGTGGAAGAGAAATCATCGGGGACGGCGGCAAACGCCACAGGGACAAGCTCTTCCCTGTTATCAGATCCGGTTCCCGGCCGCCAAACGTCCGAACTTCCGGCTTGGTGGGTGGAAGGGCAACTGGAAAGCTGGAAACGGTTTCAGTCGCTGCCCATGCCCAAACGCAAGGATGAAGACTGGCGCTTTGCGACGATCCAAAGCCTGGAGCTCGGCCCCTATGTGCTGCCGGATCCGACGCCCGAATCCTTCCGCGAACAGATACTCAACGCTTCCAAAGCCGATTTTGAGACGGCCGGACATGCGGTTTTTGCCAATGACGAACTGCTGTCGTTTTCCGCCATCTCGGCGGACCTGGCAGCCCGCGGGGTTATCTTCGAACCCATTTCATCGGCCTTGCGCAAACATCCTGATTTGCTGAAAAAGCACTTCATGGAACAGCCCGTTGTTTTGGGCTCTGAAAAATTTTCCGCCCTGCACCGCGCCCGCTGCTGCGACGGCATTTTGCTTTATGTGCCGAAGAATGTGGCGGTCGAATTGCCATTGGCGGCCTGGCATTGGATGACCGGCCGGAACAGTTCCGTTTTCCCGCACACGCTGATTGTGGCGGGCGACAACAGCTCGGTGACCTTTGCTGATTTTTACCGTTCGCTGGACGAGACGCCCGGCTTTGCGTGCAGTGTGAGCGATTTGATCGTAGGGCAGGGGGCCCGCGTCAATTATCTCTGCTGCCAGACATGGAGCGAAAGCGTGCTGACATTCCAGATGTGCTCGACTCATGTCGGCAAGGACGCCAACGCGAAATCGTTGAACTTCAATCTGGGCGGCTCGTTTGCCCGCATCGAAAGCCACAGCCGCCTGGCCGGGCCCGGCGCGCGCAGCGAAATGCTCGGCTTGTCCGCCTGCCACGGGCGCCAGGAGTTCGACCAGCGGACCCTGCAGGATCACATTGAGCCCAATACCTGGAGCGACCTGCTTTACAAAAACACGCTGAACCATCGCGCGAAAACGATCTTCGAAGGCTTGATCAAAGTGGAGCCGGGCGCGAAGCAAACCGATGCCTATCAAACAAATCGCAACCTTCTTCTCAGTGCCGACGCCGAGGCCGATTCGATGCCGGGCCTGGAAATCCGCAACGACGACGTGAAGTGCAGCCACGGCGCCACGACCGGGCAGATTGATTTTGAAGAATTATTTTACATGCAGACCCGGGGCATCCCGCGCCATGAAGCCGATTACCTGATATCGGTCGGTTTCGCCGAGGAAGTGCTGTCGCGCTTTGGGCGGCCCGAAATCAGCGCGCAGTTGCGCGGATTGATTGCCGAAAAATTCCTTCGCTCCAGGGGCATCAGTGTGGATGCGGTGGCCGAGGGCGGGATCGACGAAACCAATGTCCGCAGCCTGCAGGGGACGGAATAGTTCCCGGAACAAAATTTCATGAGCAAGCACGATCCGGTCAAGCTTACGCGCGACGTTGAAGCCACGCGCATCCCCAGTGGTGAGAAATTGACCCTCAAAGCCGGGCTTGAAGTCGGCATTACCCAGTCTTTGGGCGGGACCTATACCGTGGTGTCGAACCAGGGCATGGCCCGCATCGAAGCGCGCGACGCCGATGCGCTGGGTCTTGAATCGGCGAAGGACGCTGCGGATCTGCCCGCTGCCGGGGAGCCGTTGGATGGCAAACAGATCGAAGCCAAAATTTGGGAGCTGCTGAAAACGGTTTATGATCCTGAAATTCCCGTGAACATCGTCGATCTGGGTTTGGTTTATGACCTGAGTCTGGAGCCAAAAGACGACGGCACCCACAAGGCCCAGGTCAAGATGACCCTGACCGCGCCGGGCTGCGGCATGGGGCCCGTGCTGCAGAACGACGCCCAGAACAAGATTTTGAGCATTGGCGGAGTCAGCGAAGCCGAGGTGTTCCTCGTCTGGGAACCGCCCTGGCACCAGGGCATGATCAGCGAAGTCGGCCGCATGAAACTGGGCCTGGTTTAGGAAGTTTCACCGCAGTCGCAGAGAGCGCAGAGGAATACGGGTTTAACCGCTGATAACGCGGATTCCCCAGATTTCTGGCTTAAAACTTTCATTGAACCACGGATAAACACGGATGGACACTGATGTTGAAACACCGTGAGCGCTGAAGGCGCGGAATAGGGTGGAAAATTTTGGAGTGCGTCCGCCGCTGCGGACGCTTTGCATTTGTATTAACGTCATGTCGCTCGCGGTACATGGATATTCGAAGCCGTTCTCAAAAATCACTAAGAACCAAGAACAAGGAACCAAGAACTATTTCCCCCTTCCTCTCCCACCCAATCCCGGACTTGTCTCCAGCCCGAATCCATGCATGCTGCTGGGATCTGTGAGGTCTTCCTGAATGAAATTGCCCTAAATTTAAAATACTGTTAGGTTCAATATTATGAGCAAAATACTACAGCTCCTTGCGAAACGCTACGCCCTTTTTGCGCTACGAACACGCTCAAATCCAAATCTATCGATTTGTTTATGTATCCTTGGTGTACTCAATGCCTTTCGTAATTTCTGGATTTATTTCAGTAAAGCAGGACAGGATTATCATTTTTGATTCGGTGCATTTATGCTTGTTCTTACTCTTAGTATTTTTCAAAATATAGGTGTAAGGCTGCTATTTGATGAAATGGGAAAAGAGAATACCTAACTACCTATTCATCAAATCCCTTCCTCCACCATGAAAACCATCCTTTGTTTCCTCGCTGCCACGGTGCTTTTTTCCCCGGGGTTGCATGCCCAGAAAACTTTGGACTGGGACGCGGGCCCGCTCCCGGAAGACCAGCTTAAAACGGTGCAATTCCGCGGGTGGATACCGGGCGGCGACGGCCCTTTGAACGGGGTGGTGGTCCTGATTCCGGGCCGCCACGGCGACGGTCGTGGCATGGCGGACGATCCCCACTGGCAGGCGCTCGCCACCGACGTGCGTTTCGCCATCCTGGCCTGCCGTTTTGCCGATGGCGACCCCTTCGCGTATCAAGGCGATCAGGGACCGCTCTGCAAAGTTATCAACCAAGCGGTGGAAAAGCTGGCGCAGGACAGCGCGCACGAAGAACTGCGCAAAGCGCCCCTGGCATTGTGGGGGCACTCCGCGGGATCGAATGTTTCGGTCCGCTATTGCACCTATTTCCCCGAACGAGTGGCCGCCTTTGCCAGCATCAGGGGGACTTGTGGCCCCGGAGCCGACATGCCTCCCGGCAAAGCTGAGATCCCTATTTTTATTGCCACCGGCGGGAAAGACAAACCGGACTGGGTGCAAGATGCGCTGAAAAACTACGAGGCCGGACGTCAAAAACACGCGGTATGGACGCTGGCTCTCAATCCCAACGAGGGCCATGACATTGGGAAAAGCATGGATGTTGCCATCCCGTTCCTGCGCTCGGCCATTCGCAAACGGCTGTCGCTGGACGATACAGGCCACGGAAGCTTGCAAACCCAAGGCTCCGGCCAGGTGCATCTGGAGCGGATATCTTTTCAATCCGGCTGGCTGGGTGATCCGAAAACCTACGACATCGCCGTTAACAATGATTTTCATGGCAAACGTCACGAAGCCGTCTGGTTGCCGGATGAAGATGTGGCCAAAGCCTGGCAGTTGTATCTTCGCGGGAATTAAGAGCCCCAAATCTGGCCCTTATGAACCGGGCATCCACTACTAATGGTATTTTTTATTGCCACGTAGCCCGAGCCCTCTTTAATAGTCTGGATGTATTTAAAGTCATTGGAACTCGCCGGGTTCAAATCCTTCGCCCCCCCGACTGCCATTAACTTCCACCGCGGTGTCACCGCCATCGTCGGCCCCAATGGCTGCGGAAAGAGCAATGTGCTCGATTCCATCCGCTGGGTACTGGGCGAAACTTCCGCCAAAGCCCTGCGCGGGGCCCAAATGCAGGACGTGATTTTTGGCGGCACCGACTCCCGAAAATCCATGGGCATGGCCGAGGTGTCCATGACCTTTGCCGACTGCGAAAAGGATCTCGAAGTCGATTTCAACGAAGTCCGGATCACGCGGCGTGTTTTCCGCGATGGCCGCAGCGAGTACGAAATCAACAAAACGCCCTGCCGCCTCAAAGACATCCACAAGCTTTTCATGGACACCGGGATCGGGCGCAGCGCGTACTCGATCATGGAGCAGGGGAAAATCGACCAGATCCTGAGCTCCAAGCCGGAAGACCGCCGGGCGGTTTTCGAGGAAGCGGCCGGCATCACCCGGTTTAAATCGCAGAAAAAGGAGGCTCTCAGAAAGCTGGAGCTAACCGAAGGCAACCTGCTCCGTGTCACCGACATTATCCGCGAGGTGGGCCGCCAGATCGGCTCCCTGCAGCGCCAGGCCTCCAAGGCGCGACGCTACCAGGAGGTGTACAACCGCCTGCGCGACATCGATACGCGC of the Candidatus Methylacidiphilales bacterium genome contains:
- a CDS encoding ferredoxin; translation: MADLANRYPENVPGSYYVDNQCIDCDLCRETAPANFSRQDDGGYSYVYKQPASPEEAALCKEAMEGCPVEAIGNDGA
- the sufD gene encoding Fe-S cluster assembly protein SufD → METVVEEKSSGTAANATGTSSSLLSDPVPGRQTSELPAWWVEGQLESWKRFQSLPMPKRKDEDWRFATIQSLELGPYVLPDPTPESFREQILNASKADFETAGHAVFANDELLSFSAISADLAARGVIFEPISSALRKHPDLLKKHFMEQPVVLGSEKFSALHRARCCDGILLYVPKNVAVELPLAAWHWMTGRNSSVFPHTLIVAGDNSSVTFADFYRSLDETPGFACSVSDLIVGQGARVNYLCCQTWSESVLTFQMCSTHVGKDANAKSLNFNLGGSFARIESHSRLAGPGARSEMLGLSACHGRQEFDQRTLQDHIEPNTWSDLLYKNTLNHRAKTIFEGLIKVEPGAKQTDAYQTNRNLLLSADAEADSMPGLEIRNDDVKCSHGATTGQIDFEELFYMQTRGIPRHEADYLISVGFAEEVLSRFGRPEISAQLRGLIAEKFLRSRGISVDAVAEGGIDETNVRSLQGTE
- the sufT gene encoding putative Fe-S cluster assembly protein SufT, which translates into the protein MSKHDPVKLTRDVEATRIPSGEKLTLKAGLEVGITQSLGGTYTVVSNQGMARIEARDADALGLESAKDAADLPAAGEPLDGKQIEAKIWELLKTVYDPEIPVNIVDLGLVYDLSLEPKDDGTHKAQVKMTLTAPGCGMGPVLQNDAQNKILSIGGVSEAEVFLVWEPPWHQGMISEVGRMKLGLV